In one Dama dama isolate Ldn47 chromosome 5, ASM3311817v1, whole genome shotgun sequence genomic region, the following are encoded:
- the ADORA2B gene encoding adenosine receptor A2b produces MPLEAQDAVYVALELALAALSVAGNVLVCAAVGTSSALQTPTNYFLVSLAAADVAVGLFAIPFAITISLGFCTDFHSCLFLACFVLVLTQSSIFSLLAVAVDRYLAVRVPLRYKSLVTGARARGVIAALWVLAFGIGLTPFLGWNSRERAINCTEPGDRAENVSCCLIRCLFENVVPMSYMVYFNFFGCVLPPLLIMLAIYVKIFLVACRQLQRTELMDHSRTVLQREIHAAKSLAMIVGIFALCWLPVHAINCASLFQPTWAMEKPKWAMNLAILLSHANSAVNPIVYAYRNRDFRYTFHKIISRYVLCRTDILKSREGQAGSQPTLQLGL; encoded by the exons ATGCCGCTGGAGGCGCAGGACGCGGTGTACGTGGCGCTGGAGCTGGCGCTGGCCGCTCTGTCGGTGGCCGGCAACGTGCTGGTGTGCGCGGCAGTAGGCACCTCGAGCGCACTGCAGACGCCCACCAACTACTTTTTGGTGTCGCTGGCCGCGGCCGACGTGGCCGTGGGGCTGTTCGCCATCCCCTTCGCCATCACCATCAGCCTGGGCTTCTGCACCGACTTCCACAGCTGCCTCTTCCTCGCCTGCTTCGTGCTTGTGCTCACGCAGAGCTCCATCTTCAGCCTCCTGGCCGTGGCCGTCGACAGATACCTGGCCGTGCGCGTCCCGCTCAG GTATAAGAGTCTGGTCACTGGGGCCCGAGCGAGAGGAGTTATTGCTGCCCTCTGGGTCCTGGCGTTTGGCATCGGCCTGACGCCGTTCCTGGGGTGGAACAGCAGAGAAAGAGCCATCAACTGCACGGAGCCGGGGGACAGAGCCGAGAACGTGAGCTGCTGCCTCATCAGGTGTCTCTTCGAAAACGTGGTGCCTATGAGCTACATGGTGTACTTCAACTTCTTCGGCTGTGTCCTGCCCCCGCTGCTCATCATGCTGGCCATCTACGTCAAGATCTTCCTGGTGGCCTGCAGGCAGCTGCAGCGCACAGAGCTCATGGACCACTCGAGGACCGTCCTCCAGCGGGAGATCCACGCGGCCAAGTCCCTGGCCATGATTGTTGGCATTTTTGCCCTATGCTGGCTGCCAGTCCATGCCATCAACTGCGCCTCGCTCTTCCAGCCAACCTGGGCCATGGAGAAGCCCAAGTGGGCGATGAACTTAGCCATCCTCCTGTCGCATGCCAACTCGGCTGTGAACCCCATCGTCTACGCCTACCGGAACCGAGACTTCCGTTACACTTTTCACAAAATCATTTCCAGGTACGTCCTCTGCCGGACGGACATCCTCAAGagcagggaggggcaggcagggtCTCAGCCCACTCTCCAGCTGGGCCTATGA